A genomic segment from Spinacia oleracea cultivar Varoflay chromosome 3, BTI_SOV_V1, whole genome shotgun sequence encodes:
- the LOC110804125 gene encoding uncharacterized protein gives MCWWNKAAVAKLLWAITYKKDRLWCKWVHAYYIKGRDVGSTQWPVNMSWPLRKILNSQSLIDSIGGWSAVSKGGVFSTQIMYHLLMGPCDKVSWRRVIFHNKASPKSIFVSWLAVLGRLPTLDRLLKWKIVDSNVCPLCSCMPESTQHLFFECSYSAAIWSSVLACLQFHRPVSQLDNEVVLMTRAAKRTGDRFKLLLMFFAECLYGIWLQRNAKVYTHSCRSPLDLLRDIKYRVACRATDQQRNLLLM, from the coding sequence ATGTGCTGGTGGAACAAAGCAGCTGTTGCTAAACTCCTCTGGGCTATAACTTATAAGAAGGATAGACTTTGGTGTAAATGGGTTCATGCTTACTACATAAAGGGGAGGGATGTTGGGAGCACTCAATGGCCTGTTAACATGTCTTGGCCTTTGAGGAAAATTCTGAACTCTCAGAGTTTAATAGATAGCATTGGAGGGTGGAGTGCAGTGAGTAAGGGAGGTGTCTTTTCCACTCAAATCATGTATCATCTGCTGATGGGGCCATGTGATAAAGTCAGCTGGAGGAGAGTCATTTTCCATAATAAAGCTTCCCCAAAAAGTATTTTTGTCTCTTGGCTTGCTGTTTTGGGAAGATTGCCTACACTGGATAGACTTCTCAAGTGGAAAATTGTGGACTCTAATGTGTGTCCTTTATGTTCTTGTATGCCAGAGTCTACTCAACATCTGTTTTTTGAGTGTAGCTACTCTGCTGCTATCTGGTCTTCAGTTCTTGCTTGTTTACAGTTTCACAGACCTGTTTCTCAGCTTGATAATGAAGTGGTGTTGATGACAAGAGCTGCCAAAAGAACTGGTGACAGATTCAAGTTGCTTCTGATGTTCTTTGCTGAATGTCTTTATGGAATATGGCTGCAAAGAAATGCAAAAGTCTACACTCATTCCTGCAGAAGTCCCCTTGATCTGCTTAGAGATATCAAATATCGAGTGGCCTGTAGAGCCACTGATCAGCAAAGAAACTTGCTCTTGATGTAA